The Malus domestica chromosome 10, GDT2T_hap1 genome contains a region encoding:
- the LOC103445745 gene encoding uncharacterized protein, with protein sequence MGERKVLNKYYPPDFDPSKLPRIRRPKNQQIKVRMMLPMSIRCNTCGNYIYKGTKFNSRKEDVVGETYLGIQIFRFYFKCTKCSAELAMKTDPQNSDYVVEAGATRNFEPWRNEDEEVDKEKQKRESEEMGDAMRALENRTQDSKREMDVMAALDEMKSMKSRHATVSVDAMLEALKQTSAQKEKRIEDEDEAVIKSIVFHNSKDYIKRIHDEDLDDEEDMIEPLSGNSETSTHKLKRQKLTQGLPSNPTDWLTKSSISDTSSNGGNRNTFKSSNVRVAVVKKPVVAEGKKPAEPEDKKQLGEEVQNSKKPNEKKQEGENKSSATANVLQSLCQNYDSDDSDE encoded by the exons ATGGGAGAACGTAAGGTTCTGAACAAGTACTATCCGCCGGACTTCGACCCTTCGAAGCTGCCCCGGATCAGGAGGCCGAAGAATCAACAGATAAAGGTGCGGATGATGCTTCCGATGAGCATTCGGTGCAACACCTGCGGCAATTACATCTACAAAGGCACCAAGTTCAATTCTCGCAAAGAAGATGTCGTTGGAGAG ACGTATTTGGGAATTCAAATATTCAGATTTTACTTCAAATGTACCAAGTGCTCTGCGGAACTCGCGATGAAGACAGACCCTCAGAATTCTGACTATGTTGTTGAGGCCGGTGCGACGCGTAATTTTGAACCCTGGCGCAATGAAGATGAG gaAGTAGATAAGGAGAAACAGAAAAGGGAATCCGAAGAAATGGGAGATGCCATGAGAGCCTTGGAGAACAGAACACAGGATTCAAAGAGAGAGATGGACGTCATGGCTGCTTTGGATGAGATGAAGTCCATGAAG TCCAGGCATGCGACTGTGAGTGTGGATGCTATGTTGGAGGCTTTGAAACAAACTTCTGCCCAAAAG GAAAAAAGGATTGAAGACGAGGATGAAGCAGTCATAAAATCAATAGTATTCCAT AACTCAAAAGATTATATTAAAAGGATTCATGATGAAGATTTAGatgatgaagaagatatgaTTGAGCCTTTAAGTGGCAACAGCGAAACATCAACCCATAAATTGAAG CGGCAAAAGCTTACTCAAGGGCTTCCTAGCAATCCGACAGATTGGTTGACAAAAAGCAGTATTTCTGATACCTCAAGCAACGGAG GGAATCGAAATACTTTCAAGTCTTCGAATGTTAGGGTTGCTGTAGTTAAGAAACCAGTTGTGGCTGAAGGTAAAAAGCCAGCGGAACCAGAAGACAAGAAACAATTGGGAGAGGAGGTTCAAAATTCGaaaaaaccaaatgagaagaaacAAGAGGGAGAGAATAAAAGCAGTGCTACAGCCAATGTATTGCAATCATTGTGCCAAAACTATGATAGCGACGACAGTGATGAATGA
- the LOC103445744 gene encoding deoxypodophyllotoxin synthase-like — MGSLAPPKLPTINFSAQGLKPGSSSWLSTAKQVRYALEEYGSFVAQYDQISPELQNNIFGQAADLFEVPVENKVKNVGEQPYRGYIGPNPFMPLYESLCIDNVTSPQATHKFKNLMWPAGKKNFCETTDSFGQLLGDLERTVGQMLFDSFGVGNEYECVANCNSHLLRFIKYKVPEDTDTTLRFPMHTDNSFTTIVVQHDVSGLEVKTKEGDWINIESVPSQFLFMAADGLQMWSNDRIKACQHRVKHCGNKTRYSLGLFTFNNGVLQVPKELVDDEHPLLYNPCDGRGYTRFHASAESKKAASRIKAYCGIKVEN; from the exons ATGGGTTCCTTAGCACCTCCCAAGCTTCCTACTATCAACTTCTCAGCCCAAGGCTTGAAGCCCGGATCAAGTTCTTGGTTGTCCACCGCCAAACAAGTCCGGTACGCACTCGAAGAATACGGCTCTTTCGTGGCACAGTATGATCAAATTTCTCCAGAACTTCAAAACAACATCTTTGGCCAGGCCGCAGATCTGTTTGAGGTTCCCGTAGAAAACAAAGTAAAGAATGTTGGTGAGCAACCGTATCGTGGGTATATTGGTCCAAACCCCTTCATGCCACTCTATGAAAGCTTGTGCATCGATAATGTGACATCTCCCCAGGCAACTCACAAGTTCAAAAATCTGATGTGGCCTGCTGGAAAGAAAAACTTCTG TGAAACTACGGATTCATTTGGGCAGTTATTAGGAGATTTGGAACGAACAGTGGGACAAATGTTATTCGACAGCTTTGGTGTAGGAAACGAGTACGAGTGTGTCGCTAATTGCAACAGTCACCTCCTTAGATTCATCAAATATAAGGTGCCGGAGGACACTGACACTACGTTAAGGTTTCCAATGCATACAGACAATAGCTTCACAACCATAGTTGTTCAGCACGATGTTAGTGGGTTGGAGGTTAAAACAAAGGAAGGTGATTGGATTAATATTGAGTCTGTGCCTTCACAGTTCTTATTCATGGCAGCCGATGGATTGCAG ATGTGGAGCAATGACAGAATAAAAGCTTGCCAACACCGAGTGAAGCATTGCGGAAACAAGACGAGATATTCTCTCGGTCTGTTTACATTCAACAATGGAGTCTTACAAGTACCAAAAGAACTAGTGGACGATGAGCACCCACTGCTCTATAATCCATGTGATGGTCGTGGCTATACACGATTTCATGCTTCGGCAGAGTCCAAGAAGGCAGCGTCTCGTATCAAAGCTTATTGCGGTATCAAAGTTGAAAACTAG